The following are encoded in a window of Flavobacterium psychrotrophum genomic DNA:
- a CDS encoding helix-turn-helix domain-containing protein codes for MPIIINLDVMLAKRKMRSNELADKVGITTANLSILKTGKAKAIRFSTLEAICQVLECQPGDIMEFIEE; via the coding sequence ATGCCCATAATTATAAACCTGGATGTAATGCTCGCCAAACGAAAAATGCGTAGCAACGAACTGGCCGATAAGGTGGGCATTACCACGGCTAATCTTTCTATATTAAAAACAGGCAAGGCTAAAGCCATACGCTTTAGTACCCTTGAGGCCATTTGCCAGGTACTGGAATGCCAGCCGGGCGATATTATGGAGTTTATTGAGGAATAG
- a CDS encoding prolyl oligopeptidase family serine peptidase encodes MYTSFGITYTDEYSAMEKMRSKGVKKWVDEQNDYTDQKIRDIGTQYDIENTIQEYRKSRIHSMPRKKGDYFYTLMKPRGLAASLYYFKSLNSRAELLVDMSRGVSETAVIADYEPSEASRYLAYTISGDGSDRRTIRFKDMLRGLPLDDVIKNVKFADLSWNGKKGIFYTRNSNVNMFAQDSTYQIYYHTLGNKQEDDALVFDTTKNKGFLTYYVEQDKLFIFERNAAERTRNIYYADLATEPFTVKRLFEGEDDDFRLIKYRNGKLYYSSSKFEWGDVRSCPLDNRADEKIIVPQFYGQLLDGTYFYDDYLICKYKTLGKYHFMVYDANATFLKKIDIAPGVDAQPMFYDKQTQKLYLKLQSYTASPQNFSLSLKTGEFEPFYNDYIKPKPTLFPSDHFETKTITYKSRDGKDVPITIIHKKKLRLDGTNPTLLEAYGGFGMVSEPNYSDALVYFLEQGGVYAYAEIRGGGEKGSKWAQAGKGINKLNCLNDFIDAAEFLIAQKYTAPQHLGITGASHGGLVVGHAMIFRPDLFKAVVCKMGVLDMCRRVDFGTGARNMAEYDNPATEAGFKNVYGYSPYQHIKEDVNYPAALIVTSEFDDRVPPMHSYKFAARLQNRKAQTNPVYLRTIHNAGHNGSNTTEERIALDAEMYSFLLEQLAKK; translated from the coding sequence ATGTATACAAGCTTTGGCATTACCTATACCGATGAATATTCTGCCATGGAAAAAATGCGCAGCAAAGGAGTAAAAAAATGGGTTGACGAGCAAAATGATTATACAGACCAAAAGATACGCGACATAGGCACGCAGTATGACATTGAAAACACCATACAGGAATACCGTAAATCGCGCATACACAGTATGCCCCGAAAAAAAGGCGACTATTTTTATACCCTGATGAAACCACGCGGGCTGGCCGCATCACTATATTATTTTAAGAGCCTTAACAGCCGTGCCGAATTACTGGTAGATATGTCGCGCGGTGTTAGCGAAACAGCCGTTATTGCAGATTATGAACCTTCTGAAGCGTCGCGCTACCTGGCTTATACCATATCCGGCGATGGCAGCGACCGCAGGACGATTAGGTTTAAAGACATGCTGAGAGGCTTGCCCCTTGATGATGTAATTAAAAATGTAAAATTTGCAGACCTGAGCTGGAACGGCAAAAAAGGTATTTTCTATACCCGAAACAGCAATGTAAATATGTTTGCCCAGGACAGCACGTACCAAATATATTACCATACACTGGGCAACAAACAGGAAGACGATGCCCTGGTATTTGACACTACTAAGAACAAAGGTTTTCTTACCTATTATGTAGAACAGGACAAGCTTTTTATATTTGAACGGAATGCCGCAGAGCGAACACGAAATATTTACTATGCTGACCTTGCCACAGAACCTTTTACCGTAAAACGCCTTTTTGAAGGAGAAGACGATGACTTCAGGCTGATAAAATACCGTAATGGAAAATTGTATTACAGCAGCAGTAAATTTGAGTGGGGCGATGTGCGGTCGTGCCCTTTAGATAACCGTGCCGACGAAAAAATTATAGTTCCGCAGTTTTATGGGCAGCTGCTTGATGGTACATATTTTTATGATGACTACCTTATTTGTAAATATAAAACACTGGGCAAGTACCACTTTATGGTGTATGATGCAAATGCCACATTTCTTAAAAAAATAGACATTGCGCCCGGCGTAGATGCCCAGCCCATGTTTTATGATAAACAAACACAAAAGCTGTATTTAAAGCTACAATCGTATACGGCATCGCCACAAAATTTTTCGCTGAGTTTAAAGACCGGCGAATTTGAACCTTTTTATAACGATTACATCAAACCAAAACCTACCCTTTTTCCTTCAGATCATTTTGAAACAAAGACTATAACCTATAAGAGCCGCGATGGCAAGGATGTGCCCATAACAATCATCCATAAAAAAAAGCTGCGCTTAGACGGTACTAACCCTACCCTGTTGGAAGCTTACGGTGGCTTTGGCATGGTAAGCGAACCCAATTACAGCGACGCGCTGGTTTACTTTTTAGAACAGGGTGGCGTTTATGCCTACGCAGAAATAAGGGGCGGCGGCGAAAAGGGCAGCAAATGGGCACAGGCCGGAAAAGGTATAAACAAGCTAAACTGCCTGAACGATTTTATAGATGCTGCCGAATTTTTGATAGCACAAAAATACACGGCGCCACAGCACCTGGGCATAACGGGGGCATCGCACGGTGGGCTGGTAGTGGGGCACGCCATGATATTCAGGCCAGATTTGTTTAAGGCAGTAGTATGCAAAATGGGCGTGCTGGATATGTGCCGCAGGGTAGACTTTGGCACCGGTGCCCGCAATATGGCAGAGTATGACAACCCCGCTACCGAAGCTGGTTTTAAAAACGTGTATGGCTACTCGCCGTACCAGCATATTAAAGAAGACGTAAACTATCCTGCCGCACTTATTGTAACATCAGAATTTGACGATCGTGTGCCACCTATGCATAGCTATAAATTTGCTGCACGCCTGCAAAACCGCAAAGCACAAACTAACCCCGTTTACCTGCGCACCATACATAATGCAGGGCATAACGGCAGTAATACTACCGAAGAGCGCATAGCTTTAGATGCAGAGATGTATAGTTTTTTACTGGAGCAACTTGCTAAAAAATAA
- a CDS encoding prolyl oligopeptidase family serine peptidase, giving the protein MKPILLLALLLPFIAVAQNFPSTKKTPQKITKHGKTYTDDYTWLEDMRSPEVVNWINAQNKVTESHQGNLIKSIYPLPTLQKYQSQTAYSIPNKKRASYYANVYFQDKLDQGAVLCYKKKLDGNYIKLVDPNYVYSGKTVTVIDYEPSVNSKMLAYKLMINGSDRHEIRFTTLAGKKIDEVIINAKFGGMAWKGDEGVFYNKNINASQFAVDSTFQVFYHRLGTDVLKDEMVFDASKINGQTYYFTSQDGKRLFLEVANKNESHVDVYYADLTQETFELKKFLDNVPPDFDLSGYTNGRVYYSSKESNWGDVRSFDPDKPEERTILISQYQNQLLTGTTFFKDRIVCKYKNTSGSYFMLFDYTGKFIKKIEGQKGMDVNLAGNDYFDTDVFFYVTSYTIPPILFTLNLQSGAYDRYVSKTFEKTVAPFPVDYFVTTTTTYTARDGAKVPITIVHKKGLELNSNNPTLLEAYGGFGSISDRDYDNGIIYFMKNGGVYAYAEVRGGGDKGQQWHRDGMRLKKINTLNDFIDGARFLIDQQYTSPNRLGITGGSQGGLLIGSALVQHPELFKVAIPKVGVYDMAKFHQYTIGRFHYDEYGDPEVAAEFNAMMEYSPYHNIKEDVNYPTTLIITSDNDDRVPPVHSYKFAARLQNRKAQTNPVFLKTRLDSGHYGVLTNYEDRIEEKSEFYSFLMYHLMK; this is encoded by the coding sequence ATGAAACCAATACTACTACTGGCACTTTTGTTGCCTTTTATTGCTGTAGCCCAGAATTTTCCGTCAACTAAAAAAACACCTCAAAAAATTACCAAACACGGCAAAACATACACAGACGATTATACCTGGCTGGAAGATATGCGCAGCCCCGAGGTTGTAAACTGGATAAATGCCCAGAATAAAGTTACCGAAAGTCATCAGGGCAACTTAATAAAAAGTATTTACCCGCTGCCCACTTTACAAAAATACCAGAGCCAGACGGCTTATAGCATCCCTAACAAAAAGAGGGCTAGCTATTATGCAAATGTTTATTTTCAGGACAAGCTGGACCAGGGAGCTGTACTATGCTATAAAAAGAAACTCGATGGTAATTACATAAAACTGGTAGACCCTAATTACGTTTACAGCGGAAAAACGGTTACGGTTATAGACTATGAGCCATCGGTAAATTCAAAGATGCTTGCCTATAAGCTAATGATAAACGGCAGCGACAGGCACGAGATAAGGTTTACAACACTTGCAGGTAAAAAGATCGACGAGGTAATAATTAATGCAAAATTTGGCGGTATGGCCTGGAAGGGCGATGAAGGTGTTTTTTACAACAAGAACATCAATGCATCGCAGTTTGCAGTAGATTCTACCTTTCAGGTATTTTACCACCGCCTGGGTACCGATGTGCTTAAGGACGAAATGGTTTTTGATGCCAGTAAAATAAACGGACAAACCTACTACTTCACCAGCCAGGACGGTAAACGCCTGTTTCTGGAAGTAGCAAACAAAAACGAAAGCCATGTAGATGTGTATTATGCAGACCTTACTCAAGAAACTTTCGAGCTAAAGAAATTTCTTGATAATGTACCGCCTGATTTTGACCTGTCCGGTTATACAAACGGGCGTGTATATTACTCATCTAAAGAATCTAACTGGGGAGATGTGCGCAGTTTTGACCCCGATAAGCCCGAAGAGCGTACCATACTCATATCTCAGTACCAAAACCAGCTTTTAACGGGTACTACATTTTTTAAAGACCGTATTGTGTGTAAGTACAAAAACACATCGGGCAGTTATTTTATGCTGTTTGACTATACGGGTAAATTCATCAAAAAGATAGAAGGCCAAAAGGGTATGGACGTAAACCTGGCGGGCAATGATTATTTTGATACCGATGTTTTCTTTTACGTTACCTCATATACCATACCACCCATACTCTTTACGCTAAACTTACAATCTGGCGCTTATGACCGCTATGTAAGCAAAACGTTTGAAAAAACCGTTGCACCGTTTCCTGTAGATTATTTTGTAACCACAACTACAACCTATACCGCCCGGGATGGCGCTAAGGTGCCCATAACCATAGTGCACAAAAAAGGATTAGAGTTAAACAGCAACAACCCTACCCTGCTGGAAGCTTATGGCGGCTTTGGGTCTATATCAGACCGTGATTATGACAATGGCATTATCTACTTTATGAAAAATGGCGGCGTATATGCGTATGCCGAAGTGCGCGGTGGTGGCGATAAAGGCCAGCAATGGCACAGGGATGGTATGCGCCTTAAAAAGATAAATACGCTGAATGACTTTATAGACGGCGCCCGGTTTTTGATAGACCAGCAGTACACAAGCCCAAACAGGCTGGGCATTACCGGAGGTTCGCAGGGCGGGCTCCTTATAGGATCTGCACTTGTACAACATCCGGAACTCTTTAAAGTGGCAATACCTAAAGTAGGGGTTTATGATATGGCTAAGTTTCACCAGTATACCATAGGCCGTTTTCATTATGACGAATATGGCGATCCCGAAGTGGCCGCCGAATTTAATGCCATGATGGAATATTCTCCATACCACAACATTAAAGAAGATGTAAACTACCCTACAACACTAATTATTACAAGCGATAATGACGATAGGGTACCACCCGTGCATTCTTATAAATTTGCCGCAAGGCTGCAAAACCGCAAGGCACAAACTAATCCGGTTTTCCTAAAAACAAGGCTTGACTCCGGCCATTATGGTGTACTTACAAACTATGAAGACCGTATCGAAGAAAAATCAGAATTTTACAGCTTTTTGATGTATCATCTAATGAAGTAA
- a CDS encoding T9SS type A sorting domain-containing protein has translation MRENYTAPQGVCQKKTADSGGFAGLTQTGSGKSKKTSMAYCLLMLAAFFSSGLASLYAQTPVTIGDGTSGSNLAPLNRYYGNSASEILYLGTEVGSAGVITSIGFNKLSGTNNDPIEAVTIYMKSTNETTVGTSSSLTGYTQVYSGSYTNTAAPAWQTVTLTTPFIYPSTAANLSILVVKGFQQWTSSAAVAPNYAYTSTSTNYRASYYQNDSTPWSSTLTRTYNRPNIQLSLTALPAACAAADAATSVALSGVTSTSVTGTVTASATAPTGGYLIVRSTAATLTEQPVANVQYLAGAALGGGTVVASGASLTFTDTAVNPNSHYYYFAYAYNYDSTFTCLGPAYSATAVSADTTTCSTFPVTIGVSNITSTTATLNWSSIAGAGGNTATYTVGVYSDAAYTTQVGTTYTTANTSQNVTGLVNGTTYYFRIQGSTTGACSDATYATGSFVAQSNYTPISVTGFNFDVIANGTGLPGLSTDNDVDGGNYAYISRDYKFNATAAAATVGLPVNRILTNGTNADLKFILQDYAGNNSLRLALQNTTGTLTLSQPLKLSNVYLAVTSGSTASAIDVQVNFADDTNETVSNISILDWFGTPTTAQPALVSGIGRVSRTGTTPETGASKIFQITVPVSAANQSKNVTSLTIKNSTATGATATAKIPNVFAVSGQVVGSCPVMNAVTGATASATGITVSWTTLSVGDGDAPTYTLEVYNNADFTSPVTGSPFTGLTTTSQLVSGLTFGNTYYFRAKAVTTACESAFVTGSTTIQYCTPTGTSTFYSVSNFTTTGGYSNIANTTTANSYTDYTAMVVSKAAGTSFDFSLTKSSTLAKSEIYVDWNNNLSFTDAGETVAVLANGPSVHTGAIAIPAGTPLGSYRLRIRTTYYSGYTLAPCGELYYSETEDYTVTVAEQPANCTTPDAPVLALSGITSSEITATVTPPANAIDITKYLIIRSTDATLSATPVNGASYAVGTDFGGGRVVVNGTTLTTTHFLAANSHYYYYAFAYNDGGLTCFGPMYSPVAAADSSTCAIATINSGASNIGNYSANLNFTNVVGNNGSAATYTVQVYTDEAMNTLLNTYTSPTNSYALTGLTIATTYWYRVKAVTTDCYDDAWSALASFTTQSGFTPIDVTGYNADVIANGTGIANLSTTNAVDAVNNAYQSLNYERVSGTVATVGLPVNRILADTGLAGMQFIFPDYTGNNSLRLPAQNQSGTLTLTQPVKLSNLYLALTSGSGASTISAVVNFQDGTSQAATSFSLIDWYNAGTAAQPALISNIGRVNRADTNGNIETGNSKVFYVTLPILEANQTKLVASITITKTSTGATEPVPNIFAVSGKVIDECPVLNSAFPFASANGASITFGLLAGSSAATSFSLSLYTDEAMTVPVAGSPFTSATTSLALTGLQASTTYYYSATAINSACTSAPVNGTFTTTCTTPAAPTAAAQAVCAATTVAGLTVTGVTGATFTWYASAASTTPLAATATVTAGLYFVSQTVGTCESTRTSVAVTVNTVALPVVAPLTFCGSATAAQLTATALEGATLTWYATVGGTALEATAALTAGNYYVTQTLNGCTSAAATVAVTINAVPDAPTAAAQAFCSGATVAQLVVTGATGATFTWSATAGGEALAATATLAGGTYYVTQTLNGCTSTATLVSVTVNATPAAPVAATQTFCQGATVADIDVTAQDGATLTWSATQGGAALSETAVLETGNYYVTQTLGTCTSVVTTVAITVNPIPAAPTAEAQAFCSGATAAELTATGTNLVWYTDADGTTPLSAATVLETGTYYVAQVAATCTSATTAVTVTVNATPDAPEALGEQSFTEGETIANLDVTLAAGATATWYVLTDGEYVAVETTTALADGVTYYVAQTVGTCTSDYTAVIANLTANTDQFGIKSLVVYPNPANNVLNITANENITHLVLNNLLGQKVMEQKANGTNAQLNVSSLAAGTYLLQVTAGSKSGTIKVVKN, from the coding sequence ATGAGAGAAAATTACACAGCCCCTCAGGGCGTCTGCCAAAAAAAAACGGCAGATTCCGGAGGTTTTGCAGGACTTACCCAAACTGGGTCCGGCAAGTCAAAAAAAACATCCATGGCATATTGCCTGCTTATGCTGGCAGCTTTTTTTAGCAGCGGCTTAGCATCGCTTTATGCACAAACACCTGTTACAATAGGAGATGGTACCAGTGGCTCAAACCTGGCACCACTAAACAGGTATTATGGCAATTCTGCCAGCGAGATTCTTTACCTTGGTACAGAGGTAGGCAGTGCCGGCGTTATTACTTCTATTGGCTTTAATAAGCTATCGGGTACAAACAACGACCCTATAGAAGCGGTTACTATTTATATGAAAAGTACAAACGAAACTACGGTAGGTACTTCTTCAAGCCTTACAGGATACACGCAGGTATATAGCGGATCTTATACTAACACTGCGGCTCCGGCATGGCAAACGGTAACACTTACAACACCGTTTATTTATCCAAGCACCGCTGCTAACCTTTCTATACTTGTAGTTAAAGGTTTCCAGCAATGGACAAGTTCTGCGGCTGTTGCGCCTAATTATGCGTATACCTCAACATCAACTAATTACAGAGCCAGCTACTATCAAAACGATAGCACTCCATGGTCTTCTACACTTACCAGGACGTATAACAGGCCAAACATACAGCTAAGCCTTACTGCACTGCCTGCGGCGTGTGCTGCGGCAGATGCTGCAACATCGGTAGCACTTTCGGGTGTTACTTCTACATCGGTAACCGGTACTGTTACAGCATCGGCTACTGCCCCTACAGGCGGATATCTTATAGTGAGAAGCACAGCTGCAACACTAACAGAACAGCCTGTTGCTAATGTACAATATCTTGCAGGTGCTGCCCTTGGCGGTGGTACAGTAGTGGCTTCGGGTGCTTCACTTACGTTTACTGATACTGCTGTAAACCCTAACTCGCACTACTACTATTTTGCATATGCTTATAACTACGACAGCACTTTTACATGTTTAGGCCCTGCCTATAGTGCAACTGCTGTTAGTGCAGATACTACTACATGTTCTACATTCCCGGTTACTATAGGGGTTAGCAACATTACATCTACAACGGCTACATTAAACTGGTCTTCTATAGCAGGTGCCGGTGGTAACACTGCCACTTACACTGTAGGAGTGTACAGCGATGCTGCTTATACTACACAGGTAGGCACTACCTATACTACAGCAAACACAAGCCAGAATGTTACAGGCCTTGTTAATGGTACTACATACTACTTCCGCATACAGGGCAGTACAACAGGCGCTTGTTCTGACGCTACTTATGCTACCGGCAGCTTTGTTGCCCAAAGTAACTATACACCTATAAGTGTAACAGGTTTTAACTTTGACGTAATTGCTAACGGAACAGGGCTTCCTGGCCTTAGCACTGATAACGACGTAGACGGTGGTAACTATGCTTACATAAGCCGTGATTATAAGTTTAATGCTACTGCGGCGGCAGCTACTGTGGGGCTTCCTGTAAACAGGATACTTACTAATGGTACTAATGCAGACCTTAAGTTCATACTTCAGGACTATGCCGGCAACAACAGTCTAAGGCTTGCCCTGCAAAATACTACAGGTACCCTTACACTTAGCCAGCCGCTTAAGCTTAGTAATGTATATCTTGCAGTAACATCGGGCAGTACCGCATCTGCAATAGATGTACAGGTAAACTTTGCCGATGACACTAACGAAACCGTATCTAACATATCTATCTTAGACTGGTTTGGTACTCCTACAACTGCACAGCCTGCTCTTGTTAGCGGTATAGGCCGTGTATCAAGAACAGGTACAACGCCAGAAACCGGCGCTTCAAAAATCTTCCAGATCACTGTACCGGTATCTGCTGCTAACCAGTCTAAAAACGTTACCAGCCTTACCATTAAAAACAGTACTGCAACAGGTGCTACTGCAACTGCAAAAATACCTAACGTGTTTGCAGTATCAGGTCAGGTGGTAGGAAGCTGCCCGGTAATGAATGCTGTTACAGGTGCTACAGCATCTGCTACTGGTATTACCGTAAGCTGGACAACACTTTCTGTAGGCGACGGCGATGCCCCTACTTACACGCTTGAGGTATATAATAATGCAGATTTTACATCTCCTGTAACAGGCTCTCCGTTTACAGGCCTTACAACCACATCTCAGTTAGTAAGCGGCCTTACCTTTGGCAACACATATTACTTTAGGGCTAAAGCCGTAACTACTGCTTGTGAGTCTGCTTTTGTAACAGGTTCTACAACTATACAATACTGTACACCTACAGGTACATCTACATTCTACAGTGTTTCTAACTTTACTACAACAGGTGGTTACAGTAACATAGCAAATACTACAACCGCAAACAGTTATACTGATTATACTGCTATGGTTGTTAGTAAAGCTGCAGGTACAAGTTTTGATTTTAGCCTTACTAAATCAAGCACACTTGCAAAATCAGAAATTTATGTTGACTGGAATAACAACCTTAGCTTTACCGATGCCGGCGAAACCGTTGCGGTTCTTGCAAACGGGCCATCAGTACATACTGGTGCTATAGCAATACCTGCAGGTACACCTCTTGGCAGCTACAGGCTTCGTATCAGGACTACTTATTATAGTGGCTACACACTGGCTCCATGTGGCGAGCTTTATTATTCAGAAACTGAAGATTATACAGTTACCGTTGCAGAACAACCTGCAAACTGTACTACGCCGGATGCGCCGGTACTTGCCCTTAGCGGCATTACATCGAGCGAAATAACTGCAACAGTTACACCTCCTGCAAATGCTATTGATATTACTAAATATCTTATCATCCGCAGTACAGATGCTACACTTAGCGCCACTCCGGTAAACGGTGCCAGCTATGCTGTAGGTACTGATTTTGGCGGCGGACGTGTAGTTGTAAACGGTACTACCCTTACAACAACCCATTTCCTTGCAGCTAACTCTCACTACTACTATTATGCATTTGCATATAACGATGGTGGCCTTACTTGTTTTGGCCCTATGTACAGCCCTGTTGCAGCGGCAGATTCTTCTACCTGCGCAATTGCTACCATTAACTCTGGTGCAAGTAACATAGGCAACTATAGTGCAAACCTTAATTTTACAAATGTTGTAGGTAATAATGGCAGCGCTGCTACATATACCGTTCAGGTATATACTGATGAGGCCATGAATACATTACTTAACACATATACATCTCCTACAAACAGCTATGCCCTTACAGGCCTTACAATAGCTACTACCTACTGGTACCGCGTTAAAGCAGTAACTACAGATTGTTATGATGACGCGTGGAGCGCACTTGCAAGCTTTACTACACAAAGTGGCTTTACACCAATAGACGTTACAGGTTATAATGCAGACGTTATTGCTAACGGTACAGGCATTGCAAACCTTTCTACAACAAATGCTGTAGATGCAGTAAACAATGCTTACCAGTCTCTTAATTATGAAAGAGTAAGTGGCACTGTTGCTACTGTTGGCTTACCTGTAAACAGAATACTTGCAGATACAGGCCTTGCGGGCATGCAGTTTATCTTCCCTGATTATACAGGAAACAACTCACTAAGGCTTCCAGCACAAAACCAGTCGGGTACACTTACACTTACACAACCTGTAAAACTAAGTAACCTTTACCTTGCCCTTACATCGGGTAGTGGCGCGTCTACCATATCTGCGGTAGTAAACTTCCAGGATGGTACAAGCCAGGCTGCAACAAGCTTCTCGCTTATCGACTGGTACAATGCCGGTACAGCAGCACAGCCTGCACTTATTTCAAACATTGGCCGTGTAAACAGGGCAGATACAAATGGTAATATAGAAACGGGTAACTCTAAAGTATTCTATGTAACCCTGCCAATACTTGAAGCTAACCAGACAAAACTGGTTGCATCAATAACAATTACTAAAACATCTACAGGCGCTACAGAGCCGGTACCAAACATCTTTGCCGTATCTGGTAAAGTTATAGATGAGTGTCCGGTACTTAACTCTGCATTCCCTTTTGCTTCTGCAAATGGCGCAAGCATAACATTTGGCTTACTTGCGGGCAGTAGTGCCGCTACATCTTTCAGCCTATCGCTGTATACAGATGAGGCAATGACTGTTCCTGTAGCTGGTTCGCCATTTACATCTGCAACTACAAGCTTAGCTCTTACAGGACTTCAGGCATCTACCACTTACTACTATAGCGCTACAGCTATAAACAGTGCGTGTACATCTGCTCCTGTAAACGGTACCTTTACTACTACATGTACTACTCCTGCGGCTCCTACAGCTGCGGCTCAAGCGGTATGTGCTGCAACAACTGTTGCCGGCCTTACAGTTACAGGTGTTACAGGTGCTACATTTACATGGTATGCAAGTGCTGCCTCAACTACACCGCTTGCAGCTACTGCAACGGTAACTGCTGGCCTTTACTTTGTATCTCAAACAGTAGGTACTTGCGAAAGTACAAGAACATCTGTTGCAGTAACTGTAAATACGGTTGCCCTTCCGGTTGTTGCTCCGCTTACATTCTGCGGAAGCGCTACTGCTGCACAGCTTACTGCTACTGCGCTTGAAGGTGCTACACTTACATGGTATGCTACAGTGGGTGGCACAGCTCTTGAGGCTACTGCAGCACTTACAGCAGGTAACTATTATGTAACACAAACACTAAACGGTTGTACAAGTGCTGCTGCTACGGTAGCCGTAACTATAAACGCTGTTCCTGATGCTCCTACAGCTGCTGCCCAGGCATTTTGTTCTGGCGCTACGGTTGCACAACTTGTGGTAACAGGCGCTACTGGCGCTACCTTTACATGGTCTGCTACAGCGGGTGGCGAAGCTCTTGCTGCTACCGCTACACTAGCCGGAGGTACTTATTATGTAACACAAACTTTGAATGGCTGTACAAGTACTGCTACTCTTGTTTCTGTAACTGTTAACGCTACACCTGCTGCTCCGGTAGCTGCTACACAAACTTTCTGTCAGGGCGCAACTGTTGCTGACATTGATGTTACAGCTCAGGACGGTGCTACACTTACATGGTCTGCTACACAAGGTGGTGCCGCGCTAAGCGAAACTGCTGTTCTTGAAACAGGAAACTACTATGTAACACAAACACTAGGTACTTGTACCAGCGTTGTTACTACTGTAGCAATTACAGTAAACCCTATACCTGCTGCTCCTACAGCTGAGGCTCAGGCATTCTGTTCTGGCGCTACCGCTGCAGAGCTTACTGCAACAGGTACAAACCTTGTTTGGTATACAGATGCAGATGGTACTACGCCGCTAAGTGCAGCTACAGTACTTGAAACAGGTACTTACTATGTTGCACAGGTTGCAGCTACATGTACCAGTGCTACAACAGCAGTTACCGTTACTGTAAACGCAACTCCTGATGCTCCAGAAGCTCTTGGAGAGCAATCATTTACAGAAGGCGAAACTATTGCTAACCTTGATGTAACACTTGCCGCCGGCGCTACTGCTACCTGGTATGTACTTACTGATGGCGAATATGTTGCTGTAGAAACTACAACTGCACTTGCAGACGGTGTTACTTATTATGTAGCACAAACTGTAGGTACTTGTACAAGCGACTACACAGCTGTCATAGCTAACCTTACTGCAAATACAGATCAGTTTGGCATTAAATCGCTTGTGGTTTACCCTAACCCTGCAAACAACGTACTAAACATTACTGCTAACGAAAACATTACGCACTTGGTGCTTAATAACCTTCTTGGCCAAAAAGTAATGGAGCAAAAAGCTAACGGTACTAATGCCCAGCTTAATGTAAGCAGCCTTGCTGCCGGAACATACCTGCTACAGGTTACAGCCGGAAGCAAATCTGGTACTATAAAAGTTGTAAAAAACTAA
- a CDS encoding acyl-CoA thioesterase, producing the protein MQPKSPSDSVCIMTDIVLPGETNPLNNLFGGELLARMDRAASIAARRHSGRIVVTASVNHVAFNHAIPLGSVVTIEAKVSRTFTSSMETFIDVWLEDRVSGVRTKANEAIYTFVAVDETGKPTAVPPLEPQTDIEKLRFDAALRRKQLSLVLAGKMSPHDATELKALFM; encoded by the coding sequence ATGCAGCCAAAATCCCCTTCTGACTCTGTTTGTATAATGACCGACATTGTACTGCCAGGCGAAACAAATCCGCTAAACAATCTTTTTGGAGGCGAACTCCTTGCCCGCATGGACCGTGCCGCAAGCATAGCCGCACGCAGGCACAGTGGCCGCATTGTAGTAACGGCATCTGTAAACCACGTAGCCTTTAACCATGCTATTCCGCTGGGCAGTGTGGTAACTATAGAAGCTAAAGTGAGCCGCACCTTTACATCGAGTATGGAAACTTTTATTGATGTATGGCTGGAAGACCGTGTAAGCGGTGTGCGCACTAAGGCAAACGAAGCCATTTATACCTTTGTAGCGGTAGATGAAACCGGGAAGCCTACTGCAGTACCCCCACTGGAACCGCAAACCGATATCGAAAAACTACGTTTTGATGCCGCACTGCGCCGCAAACAACTTAGCCTGGTACTTGCAGGTAAAATGAGTCCGCATGATGCTACTGAGCTGAAAGCACTGTTTATGTAA